A genomic window from Brassica oleracea var. oleracea cultivar TO1000 chromosome C8, BOL, whole genome shotgun sequence includes:
- the LOC106308396 gene encoding glutathione S-transferase T3-like: MEPFSYNSPGFVNLLASQSSPPKDVDSAEAVGNSPGLVKPLERRKWVVKEDLVLISAWLNTSKDPIVANEQKAGAFWKRIEEYFNSSPQLIGAVPREWSQCKQRWGRVNEQVCKFVGCHEAALKEQTSGQNENDVMKAAHDIFLNDFNVKFALEHCWRELRFDQKWRSHALSKDGGKEKRKEACPEVVADDEKVRPPGVKASKAAKRKKHGNEAAYDQIETMLALKNNISKQKILDRLIGKNEETLYDQEKSLKYKLIGEML; this comes from the coding sequence ATGGAACCTTTCTCCTACAACTCTCCCGGGTTTGTTAACCTTTTAGCTTCGCAGAGCAGTCCCCCAAAAGACGTGGACTCTGCTGAGGCAGTTGGTAACTCACCCGGGTTAGTTAAACCTTTGGAAAGAAGAAAGTGGGTTGTCAAAGAAGACCTTGTGCTCATTAGCGCTTGGTTGAACACGAGCAAGGATCCCATAGTCGCTAATGAGCAGAAGGCAGGGGCGTTTTGGAAGAGAATAGAGGAGTATTTTAACTCAAGCCCTCAGCTCATTGGCGCCGTTCCTAGAGAATGGAGTCAATGTAAGCAGAGGTGGGGAAGGGTGAATGAGCAGGTGTGCAAGTTCGTGGGTTGCCATGAAGCCGCTTTGAAGGAGCAGACAAGCGGGCAAAATGAGAATGATGTCATGAAAGCTGCACATGACATCTTCTTAAATGACTTTAATGTCAAGTTCGCACTTGAACATTGCTGGAGGGAGCTGAGGTTTGATCAGAAATGGAGGTCACACGCGTTGTCGAAAGATGGTGGAAAGGAGAAGAGGAAGGAAGCATGTCCGGAGGTGGTTGCTGACGATGAAAAGGTGAGGCCTCCTGGTGTAAAGGCGAGCAAAGCAGCGAAGCGCAAGAAACACGGGAATGAAGCAGCTTATGATCAAATAGAAACCATGCTAGCTCTGAAAAATAACATTTCCAAACAAAAGATCCTTGATCGTCTCATTGGCAAAAATGAGGAGACTCTTTATGATCAAGAAAAATCACTTAAGTATAAACTAATTGGTGAAATGCTTTGA
- the LOC106310909 gene encoding cell wall integrity and stress response component 1-like, whose product MSEKWKLSKKDASSASCSSSSSSKSKFSRSFSTSASSTKAPALVRSSSTKCSVPSSSSSISRSTSKKEKGSSSSITQKYSSIAKEQKGRFYIMRRCVAMLVCWHKHDS is encoded by the coding sequence ATGAGCGAGAAGTGGAAGCTGTCGAAAAAGGATGCATCATCTGCTTCCTGCTCATCTTCTAGTTCCTCTAAATCCAAGTTCTCTAGAAGCTTCTCAACGAGTGCTTCCTCAACAAAGGCTCCCGCATTAGTACGGAGCTCATCCACCAAATGTTCAGTGCCATCTTCTTCCTCTTCCATCTCAAGAAGCACCTCGAAGAAAGAGAAAGGATCATCATCTTCCATTACCCAAAAGTACAGTAGCATAGCCAAAGAACAGAAGGGAAGGTTTTACATCATGAGAAGGTGTGTGGCTATGCTTGTTTGCTGGCATAAACATGATTCCTAG
- the LOC106311443 gene encoding RING-H2 finger protein ATL39-like yields MDISCCGDYSDASPVEKMATESEWFALRLLCVVFFFFSSVLLLCYFLYPKLPKAAAGDEESGEPLPPAMILGKIGGGGITTDVCVICLEEFRRNDAVRVLVTCRHVFHVQCIDSWCLYKLACPVCRAPFRLFGEW; encoded by the coding sequence ATGGATATAAGTTGTTGCGGTGATTACTCTGATGCTTCCCCGGTGGAGAAAATGGCAACCGAGAGCGAATGGTTCGCATTGAGGCTTCTATGCGTCGTCTTCTTCTTCTTCAGCTCTGTTTTATTATTGTGTTACTTCCTATACCCGAAACTGCCGAAGGCGGCAGCCGGAGATGAGGAATCCGGTGAGCCGCTTCCACCGGCGATGATACTCGGGAAGATAGGCGGCGGCGGGATCACGACGGATGTTTGCGTGATATGTTTGGAGGAGTTTAGGAGAAACGACGCCGTTAGGGTTTTGGTGACATGCAGGCACGTGTTTCACGTTCAATGTATAGATTCTTGGTGTTTGTATAAGTTGGCATGTCCGGTTTGCAGAGCTCCTTTCCGGTTATTTGGTGAATGGTAA